The following are encoded in a window of Primulina eburnea isolate SZY01 chromosome 4, ASM2296580v1, whole genome shotgun sequence genomic DNA:
- the LOC140829552 gene encoding uncharacterized protein, whose amino-acid sequence MESQQNLKVIQEAINQLLVEEEEDGYENGTSVHRRTLLSDLRTQLEQENCEPDESESPSPGHVNTHSCDEIVEELNKVKRQNLITHGLLSAMILLTLTWQLSEVSLILKIKHVLSSPLESLGGIAKRFFNGQPKVNVNVNVNVKQVMKQVSSIKDKVSFESPSIPELPQLELPGFDTSEEE is encoded by the exons ATGGAGTCGCAGCAAAATTTGAAGGTGATACAGGAAGCCATTAATCAACTGCTGGTGGAGGAAGAAGAAGACGGGTATGAAAATGGAACCTCAGTCCATCGGCGGACTTTGCTCTCCGACCTACGTACTCAG TTGGAACAAGAAAACTGCGAGCCTGATGAATCCGAATCTCCGTCTCCTGGACATGTTAATACTCATAGCTGTGACGAAATCGTGGAAGAATTGAACAAGGTAAAGAGGCAGAACTTGATTACACACGGCCTTCTCTCAGCCATGATTCTGCTAACCCTTACCTGGCAGCTATCAGAAGTCTCCCTCATTTTGAAAATCAAACATGTATTGTCTAGTCCTCTCGAATCCCTGGGAGGTATTGCGAAAAGATTTTTCAATGGCCAGCCTAAAGTGAATGTGAATGTGAATGTGAATGTGAAACAAGTGATGAAACAGGTCTCCTCTATCAAGGACAAAGTTTCTTTTGAGTCTCCATCTATTCCGGAGCTTCCCCAGTTGGAATTGCCTGGTTTCGATACCAGCGAAGAAGAGTAG
- the LOC140829549 gene encoding uncharacterized protein, with translation MECNRDEAVRAKEIAERKFVAKDIKGAKKFALKARNLYPELDGISQMLITLEIYLCAEEKKIQEECDWYGVLDVNPFADDETIRKQYRKLALLLHPDKNRFIGAEGAFQLVSQAWNLLSDKSKRIAYDRRYCVAFQQRSRSMKADPSTPMQNGFYKFAKTVASRSRGPNCNSNKTKRIPKDYSSNRNIPKDDFHSRDGVTKGNNTVKRDLSSAPPPFLKERHTFWTVCDRCRMQYEYLRVYLNHHLLCPNCHEAYFAIEIEPPSSRGSKRSSSQTANSKLWKSTSYQGSNALRNNSATSHTGTPGFSRNNESNHSNFRWAPFSESTGSATAVQAANMVKQAYEKVKKERQKAQAATRRGETLRGKSLASKRPVGAEISGCSDAVKRRKGVDSFGNSMETTKHGICETGTIRVTDFSAVKHDTLKKHTSNHLLMEKGRGEILKKLNEHVPYNMMNPVAVEVHESTKENGTSNTNNGSCTRVTKLCMPVETNSRVPLNKLCYSTSGPSAGHVERMLVNVPDPDFHGFDKDRTVQCFRDNQVWAVYDDDDGMPRHYTMIHSVISLNPFKIRLSWLNSMTNDGLGHVNWFINGFSRTCGEFRTGRLDICTSLDCFSHKVRFVKCTSETVQIFPQRGDIWALYRNWSSDWNELTEDEVIHKYDMVEILQDYVEEYGVIVVPLVKISGFKAVFHQHFDPNKIRRIPLEEMSRFSHQVPSNLLTGKGAKVLKGFRELDPASIPLEILQALSEIEGINFLETGNDIESVKEVDCDGNADANMVDGGVSQIKGIELLLQNNG, from the coding sequence ATGGAGTGCAACAGAGATGAGGCTGTGAGAGCGAAAGAAATTGCTGAGAGAAAGTTTGTAGCAAAGGACATTAAGGGGGCAAAAAAATTTGCTTTGAAGGCTAGGAATTTATATCCTGAACTTGACGGAATTTCCCAAATGTTGATTACTCTTGAGATCTATCTTTGCGCTGAAGAGAAGAAAATACAAGAAGAATGTGACTGGTATGGTGTGCTCGATGTGAATCCTTTCGCTGATGATGAGACCATAAGAAAACAGTATAGAAAACTTGCTCTCCTCCTCCATCCTGACAAAAATAGATTCATTGGGGCTGAAGGGGCATTTCAACTTGTCTCGCAAGCCTGGAATTTACTTTCAGATAAGTCCAAGAGAATAGCATATGATAGGAGGTATTGTGTGGCATTCCAGCAAAGAAGTCGGTCTATGAAGGCAGATCCTTCAACGCCAATGCAAAATGGGTTCTACAAGTTTGCAAAAACTGTAGCTTCGCGGTCAAGAGGTCCAAATTGCAATTCTAATAAGACGAAACGGATTCCTAAGGATTATTCTAGTAACAGGAATATTCCGAAGGATGATTTTCATAGCAGAGATGGGGTTACAAAGGGTAATAATACTGTCAAGAGGGACCTCTCTTCTGCTCCTCCCCCATTTCTCAAGGAGCGTCACACGTTTTGGACGGTCTGTGATCGATGTAGGATGCAATATGAATATCTCAGAGTGTATCTCAACCACCATCTTCTTTGCCCCAATTGCCACGAGGCCTACTTTGCTATTGAAATCGAGCCTCCATCTAGCCGAGGCTCCAAGAGATCATCATCTCAGACTGCGAATTCTAAGCTATGGAAAAGTACAAGCTATCAGGGAAGTAATGCCCTGCGAAACAACTCAGCCACATCTCATACAGGAACTCCAGGTTTCAGTCGCAATAACGAATCCAATCATAGTAACTTCCGGTGGGCTCCATTCTCTGAGTCAACAGGTTCTGCTACTGCTGTTCAAGCGGCAAATATGGTTAAGCAAGCTTATGAGAAAGTTAAGAAGGAAAGGCAGAAAGCACAGGCTGCCACAAGAAGAGGGGAGACATTGCGAGGAAAGAGTCTTGCATCAAAAAGACCAGTGGGTGCTGAAATCTCTGGCTGTTCTGATGCTGTGAAGAGGAGAAAAGGTGTTGACAGCTTTGGTAATAGCATGGAGACTACAAAACATGGTATCTGTGAAACTGGAACCATTCGGGTCACAGATTTCTCTGCTGTCAAACATGATACCTTGAAGAAACATACAAGCAACCATTTGCTAATGGAGAAGGGTCGCGGGGAAATACTTAAGAAACTAAATGAACACGTGCCATATAACATGATGAATCCAGTAGCAGTGGAGGTTCATGAAAGTACCAAAGAAAATGGCACGTCAAACACAAACAATGGTAGTTGTACGCGTGTTACTAAGTTATGTATGCCAGTCGAGACTAACAGTCGAGTCCCTTTGAATAAACTGTGTTATAGTACTTCAGGTCCTTCTGCGGGACACGTCGAGCGAATGCTGGTGAATGTTCCTGATCCAGATTTTCATGGTTTTGACAAAGACAGGACAGTGCAATGTTTCAGAGACAACCAGGTATGGGCCGTGTATGATGATGATGACGGAATGCCGAGACATTATACCATGATTCACAGTGTGATATCTCTAAATCCATTCAAGATTAGGCTGAGTTGGCTAAATTCAATGACCAACGATGGATTAGGCCATGTAAATTGGTTTATTAATGGCTTTTCTAGAACATGTGGGGAATTTAGAACTGGCAGACTTGACATCTGTACCTCGTTGGACTGTTTCTCACACAAAGTCCGATTTGTAAAATGCACTTCTGAGACCGTTCAAATATTTCCTCAAAGAGGTGACATTTGGGCTTTGTACAGGAATTGGTCCTCTGATTGGAATGAGCTCACTGAAGATGAAGTAATACACAAATACGACATGGTGGAAATACTTCAAGACTATGTTGAGGAATACGGTGTAATTGTAGTTCCCCTTGTTAAAATCTCTGGGTTTAAAGCCGTTTTCCATCAGCATtttgacccaaataaaatacgTAGAATTCCTTTGGAAGAAATGTCTCGGTTTTCTCATCAAGTGCCGTCCAATTTGCTCACCGGTAAAGGAGCAAAGGTTCTAAAGGGTTTCCGTGAGCTAGATCCTGCATCTATTCCATTAGAAATTCTTCAAGCGTTGTCAGAGATTGAGGGGATCAACTTTCTGGAGACTGGCAATGACATTGAGTCTGTGAAGGAAGTTGATTGTGATGGAAACGCCGACGCCAACATGGTTGATGGAGGAGTTTCTCAAATTAAGGGAATTGAACTTCTCTTGCAGAACAACGGGTGA